A region of Panicum virgatum strain AP13 chromosome 8N, P.virgatum_v5, whole genome shotgun sequence DNA encodes the following proteins:
- the LOC120684927 gene encoding uncharacterized protein LOC120684927: MTKLKGLSAFHFSGNCGGSGGGHSYTSLSSLLDSFLEQGCCSSSSSSSTNANLGNRDEGAASPPAGASGEGFRPDDVAMEDKAIIKKSAERITRLLDQGMAVDSFLVRLASDVAKAAADMASLRSSRSEFQRAVVFRLREEVYDVAICQTSWLATQDVAAGNYEYIDVVGMVHGKAASCTPGERYIVDLGFRMEFAVARPTAAYALVLEALPRVLVARANVVRQVVKVAGKEARRSLKDQGLTVPPWRKKRFMAAKWFSPHRRMADTATGHHAPVVASGDAMRRTVGFVLGPPVQPWLRYCALYGFLLMHAAGSSRSAMHVHMLDCLVSIGLDTSLEYVESNGLEYARGGQCRWGNNFGAICHHVDTGYSDVLQSMYCMQG; this comes from the coding sequence ATGACCAAGTTGAAAGGCCTCTCCGCTTTCCACTTCAGTGGTAACTGTGGTGGCAGTGGAGGTGGCCACAGCTACACTAGCCTCTCAAGCCTCCTCGATAGCTTCCTTGAACAGGgatgctgcagcagcagcagcagcagcagcaccaacgCTAATCTCGGCAACAGAGATGAAGGTGCTGCATCACCGCCCGCCGGTGCATCTGGCGAAGGATTCAGACCTGATGACGTAGCCATGGAAGACAAGGCCATCATCAAGAAGTCAGCGGAGCGTATTACCAGACTCCTCGATCAAGGCATGGCCGTTGATTCCTTTCTGGTCCGGCTTGCCAGCGACGTCGCTAAAGCAGCGGCAGATATGGCGTCGCTCCGAAGCAGCCGATCAGAATTCCAGCGAGCTGTTGTGTTTCGGCTGAGGGAAGAAGTCTACGACGTCGCAATATGCCAGACAAGTTGGCTGGCAACGCAGGACGTCGCCGCGGGGAACTACGAGTACATCGATGTAGTGGGCATGGTCCATGGGAAGGCGGCCAGCTGCACGCCCGGCGAGCGGTACATCGTCGATCTCGGGTTCAGGATGGAGTTCGCGGTGGCCCGACCCACGGCAGCTTACGCCTTGGTACTAGAAGCGCTACCAAGGGTGCTGGTTGCCCGGGCGAATGTGGTGCGGCAGGTGGTGAAGGTGGCGGGCAAGGAGGCACGGCGTTCCCTCAAGGACCAGGGGCTCACCGTGCCACCATGGAGGAAAAAGCGGTTCATGGCCGCCAAATGGTTCAGCCCGCATCGCCGCATGGCTGACACCGCCACGGGACATCATGCTCCCGTAGTGGCTTCTGGGGATGCGATGCGCCGCACGGTAGGGTTTGTGCTTGGACCACCGGTGCAGCCATGGCTACGCTACTGCGCCTTGTATGGTTTTCTGTTGATGCATGCAGCTGGCAGCAGTCGATCGGCGATGCACGTACACATGTTGGATTGTTTGGTTTCAATTGGCCTAGATACATCACTGGAATATGTGGAGAGCAATGGGTTGGAATATGCGCGCGGCGGGCAGTGTAGGTGGGGAAATAATTTTGGAGCCATCTGTCATCATGTCGACACTGGTTACAGTGACGTCCTCCAATCGATGTATTGCATgcagggttaa